One Malania oleifera isolate guangnan ecotype guangnan chromosome 9, ASM2987363v1, whole genome shotgun sequence DNA segment encodes these proteins:
- the LOC131164108 gene encoding uncharacterized protein LOC131164108 — protein sequence MAFYVDEEEVWKCPKHPSKRRRNGICPICLRDRLVSLCPNCANVRPCACSAATATSSSSSSSSSSSFSLIYGTGVGTTGRVSNLLDSEPALRRSRTVAAPFLRSRLGADKDAGERKNPPLPPISRRKSSFWSLFKPPKTKKPEGGAREAEARRNEVEEAESVRRMMRSRSVGVPVLSDSSSGDVRSKARGWYFPSPIKAFRQSKTSKVVQERSPLCRG from the coding sequence ATGGCGTTTTACGTAGACGAAGAAGAAGTGTGGAAATGTCCAAAACACCCCTCAAAGCGACGGAGGAACGGGATTTGCCCTATCTGCCTCCGCGACCGTCTTGTTAGTTTGTGCCCCAACTGCGCTAACGTGCGCCCCTGTGCTTGCAGCGCCGCGACGGCGAcgtcctcctcttcttcttcatcgtCTTCGTCCTCGTTTTCTCTAATCTACGGCACCGGCGTCGGCACCACTGGACGTGTCTCGAACCTCCTCGACAGCGAGCCGGCGTTGCGGCGGTCGAGAACGGTGGCGGCTCCGTTTCTGCGGTCGAGACTGGGCGCCGACAAAGACGCCGGGGAACGGAAGAATCCGCCACTGCCGCCGATTAGCCGGAGAAAGTCTTCGTTCTGGTCGCTGTTCAAGCCTCCGAAGACGAAGAAGCCAGAAGGCGGAGCGAGAGAAGCGGAAGCGAGGAGGAACGAAGTCGAGGAAGCCGAGAGCGTGAGAAGGATGATGCGATCGAGGTCGGTCGGAGTCCCGGTGCTGTCCGATTCTAGCTCCGGAGATGTCAGATCGAAGGCCCGGGGATGGTATTTTCCGAGTCCGATCAAAGCTTTCCGGCAGTCCAAGACTTCAAAGGTCGTTCAAGAACGCTCGCCTTTGTGCAGAGGTTGa